From one Amaranthus tricolor cultivar Red isolate AtriRed21 chromosome 17, ASM2621246v1, whole genome shotgun sequence genomic stretch:
- the LOC130803740 gene encoding protein MAIN-LIKE 1-like, which yields MSELRRKGAFTSGCVNVAELMQLCHRSQAMDTQSTAYYMAIVGSTLLADMTRTDMRPHPILAVNIDQDEIAWGAVALAYLYRQLGMASRAGCKTIAGCLTLLQTWIYEYFSAFRPHPRRADVPNKTRAEMSSTKKPCRDVNRLRDCRSILDSMTETQVEWTSYMTAPRALLNEHPRTSFIGGITYFDMVEVYLPEQTVRQFLNEWPSRFAPLARLPPVAEMNPQERHALDVYLNDCKDLFSEWQSLRGTTLHSLYLN from the exons ATGTCTGAGCTACGGCGGAAAGGTGCATTCACCAGCGGCTGCGTCaacgttgctgaactgatgcagctgtgtcataggtcccaggccatggatacccagtcgacagcctactacatggctattgtcggctCCACCCTGCTGGCGGATATGACCAGAACCgacatgcgacctcacccgatacttgccgtgaacATTGATCAAGATGAGatcgcctggggtgcggtggCCTTGGCCTACTTGTATCGGCAGttgggaatggcatctagggctggttgcaagaccattgcgggttgcctcacattgctccagacatggatctatgagtacttttccgctttccgccctcatcctcgccgagcagacgtgcctaataagactagggcggagatgtcaTCCACGAAGAAACCATGTCGTGATGTGAACAGGCTGAGGGACTGTCGTAGCATACTTGACTCCATGACGgaaactcag gtggaatggacttcGTACATGACTGCTCCAAGGGCAttgctgaatgagcacccacgcaccagcttcatcgggggtatcacttaCTTTGATATggtcgaggtgtatttgccggagcagACAGTGCGACAG tttctcAATGAATGGCCGAGTCGATTCGCTCCATTGGCGAGACTGCCTCCTGTTGCTGAAATGAACCCCCAGGAAAGACATGCTTTAGAtgtataccttaatgattgtaaaGATTTATTTTCTGAATGGCAATCGTTAAGGGGCACGACCCTTCATAGTCTGTACTTaaactaa
- the LOC130803742 gene encoding uncharacterized protein LOC130803742, translating to MAFDRIAEKSRRDTFSPRSWSGEGITQQAKISIFLALFYLYLTSLSSALSNCPGFPGFNSIPDILRRYELPTGIFPDNVKSFSCVSNSDFSYKLTIQLYGVCQVTRSMFGVKNIVVCEPEISATISYQQLTNVKGVTVTLFVNGGQVGELMTIKSVRAVGQGFVSFLQFDSDKGPSPWFPYLDIAQEPPKCDIRSIPLLLGA from the exons ATGGCCTTCGATCGGATCGCCGAAAAGTCACGCCGCGATACCTTTTCTCCTCGCTCCTGgtct GGGGAGGGAATAACCCAACAAGCCAAAATCTCCATCTTTCTTGCTCTTTTCTACCTTTATCTAACATCATTATCCTCTGCCCTTTCAAACTGCCCTGGATTTCCTGGATTTAATTCAATCCCGGATATATTACGTCGTTACGAATTACCCACGGGAATTTTCCCCGACAATGTGAAAAGCTTCAGTTGCGTAAGCAACAGCGATTTCTCGTACAAGCTTACGATTCAATTATACGGTGTTTGTCAAGTGACTCGTTCAATGTTTGGCGTCAAAAATATAGTCGTGTGCGAGCCCGAGATATCGGCCACAATATCATACCAGCAGCTAACAAACGTGAAAGGTGTGACGGTTACACTGTTTGTTAATGGTGGTCAAGTTGGCGAGCTGATGACAATCAAAAGTGTTCGAGCAGTGGGACAGGGGTTCGTCAGTTTTCTTCAGTTTGATTCGGACAAGGGTCCAAGTCCGTGGTTCCCTTACCTTGATATTGCTCAGGAACCTCCTAAATGCGACATCCGGTCCATCCCTCTTCTTCTTGGTGCTTAA